From one Pseudomonas sp. S35 genomic stretch:
- a CDS encoding iron-containing redox enzyme family protein, translating to MLWTTQLSDNAADFVLSSNAEALTHYCGATAFAQPRSFYTQGPYQRPSRPQDVTDAIITTSLTSDQLSNSQHLLAQRLLLNIYEQDLVFLPKPPLELDFKAFKQFYDPQHAASGKKIRPLLEHYLYNWLKEEVHINGPWCLDSFIAHTDKVLDDVAQADSKLHEVLTTSRHPQRAARFFMTQCAGDFLSEASAMARNVLGNCGVYTSELFKILIDEYGYGVDKKKHSTIFEDMLQDMDMSHHVHHYWQFYTPASLSLTNYFHYVSANHGELFRYIGAMYYTEATLALTTKHQSRAIKSIFDGQVCTAYFDEHAHIDVHHGRMALQRLIIPMIKQFGTKIIPDLIRGFEEFKLLQDIADEELYAHIKWHDELDEHRAKAAQLQGHKPVDLRITEAEHELSVLHTHPNDELFWVESGELDFIASPELTLRLTSGEGVVIPKGMLHGTYIVSPSCTYTVTAI from the coding sequence ATGTTATGGACAACTCAGCTTTCTGATAATGCAGCAGACTTTGTATTAAGTTCGAATGCCGAAGCGCTGACCCACTATTGTGGGGCTACGGCCTTTGCGCAACCTCGCAGTTTTTATACCCAAGGCCCCTATCAGCGACCGTCCAGGCCTCAGGACGTTACTGACGCGATCATCACCACCAGCCTGACCAGCGACCAACTCTCAAACAGTCAGCACCTGTTGGCGCAACGCTTGTTATTGAATATCTATGAGCAAGACCTGGTCTTCCTGCCCAAGCCGCCACTGGAACTCGACTTCAAGGCGTTCAAACAGTTCTATGATCCCCAGCACGCCGCCAGTGGCAAGAAGATCCGCCCATTGCTGGAACACTATCTGTACAACTGGCTCAAAGAAGAAGTGCACATCAATGGTCCATGGTGCCTGGACTCCTTTATCGCCCACACCGATAAAGTCCTGGATGACGTCGCCCAGGCCGACTCCAAACTCCATGAGGTGCTGACCACCAGCCGCCACCCACAGCGTGCCGCGCGGTTTTTCATGACCCAATGCGCGGGCGACTTCCTCAGTGAAGCCTCGGCGATGGCCCGCAACGTCTTGGGCAACTGCGGTGTGTACACCAGCGAGTTGTTCAAGATCCTGATCGACGAGTATGGCTACGGCGTCGACAAGAAGAAGCACAGCACCATCTTTGAAGACATGCTCCAGGACATGGACATGTCGCATCACGTGCACCATTACTGGCAGTTCTACACGCCGGCGTCGCTGTCACTCACCAACTATTTCCACTATGTGTCGGCCAACCATGGCGAGCTGTTTCGCTATATCGGTGCCATGTACTACACCGAAGCCACGCTGGCGCTGACCACCAAGCACCAGTCACGTGCGATCAAGAGCATCTTCGACGGCCAGGTCTGCACCGCCTACTTCGATGAGCATGCTCACATTGATGTGCACCACGGCAGAATGGCCCTCCAGCGCCTGATCATTCCCATGATCAAGCAGTTCGGCACCAAAATCATCCCCGACCTTATCCGTGGTTTTGAAGAGTTCAAGCTCCTTCAGGACATCGCCGACGAAGAGCTGTATGCCCATATCAAATGGCATGACGAGCTGGATGAACATCGCGCCAAGGCCGCGCAGCTCCAGGGCCACAAGCCGGTAGACCTGAGAATCACCGAGGCTGAACACGAACTGTCGGTACTGCATACCCACCCCAACGACGAACTGTTCTGGGTCGAATCCGGCGAACTGGACTTTATCGCCAGCCCCGAACTGACGCTGCGCCTCACGTCTGGCGAAGGCGTGGTGATTCCCAAGGGCATGCTCCATGGCACCTACATCGTCAGCCCGTCCTGCACGTACACCGTCACCGCCATCTGA
- a CDS encoding Rieske 2Fe-2S domain-containing protein, producing the protein MKAISLNISHANYVAVEERTYFLKRHAYSTQLLPTACPHRGGPLHMGEVTGDGQSVICPWHDNAYKVCNLEKKALPTVRVRNQISTVVGDTERCVPLLKLSRYDG; encoded by the coding sequence ATGAAAGCCATCAGCCTCAATATCTCCCACGCCAACTACGTGGCCGTGGAGGAAAGAACCTACTTCCTCAAGCGTCACGCGTATTCGACCCAATTATTGCCCACCGCGTGCCCCCATCGTGGCGGCCCGCTGCACATGGGCGAAGTGACGGGTGACGGCCAAAGCGTGATCTGCCCCTGGCACGACAACGCCTACAAGGTCTGCAACCTAGAGAAGAAGGCGCTGCCCACCGTGCGCGTCAGAAACCAGATCAGCACCGTGGTCGGCGACACCGAGCGGTGCGTGCCGTTACTTAAACTCTCCCGTTACGACGGATGA
- a CDS encoding MFS transporter yields MNTKSTLTAFYSIVTLFTGLDMAIVIAMVWFGLETTGSTFLVGATLCVATVVPYLCEQYIGKFFTIELSLKRLLYIRLAAFAAVLGLSFTQAALLPIGFLAIAFVVGVTDYFTISTLESKNTKLVLAGLTDSDTCARLMQTSIQIGAFGGALLGGLIVDVFSVNQTLQIISLAAIVSLAGVYLVADSPSAETAEQTATSTTARALDLPRNLYILIIVLSMIGFHIGAFNSLVPIVFQKLNEWNATLFGVASGLAGLGAFSAAVLPRIKLNSYGAILLVILADVAIVYFQHLYVMMAAAFLLGFCINSLRIQLRKTLIESAPNARVADVIAAKSSLYYLLVSGSAPMILTFFTTSGFLGLEGARLLMIVSAGLLATAVLAWNLTPAASPTATTE; encoded by the coding sequence ATGAATACTAAATCGACACTGACCGCGTTCTATTCAATCGTGACGCTCTTTACCGGCCTCGACATGGCAATTGTGATCGCGATGGTCTGGTTTGGCCTGGAGACCACCGGCTCGACATTCCTGGTGGGCGCCACCTTGTGCGTGGCCACCGTGGTGCCCTATTTATGCGAACAGTACATCGGCAAGTTCTTCACCATTGAACTCAGCCTGAAGCGGCTGTTGTACATACGCCTGGCGGCCTTCGCCGCCGTCCTGGGGCTGTCGTTTACCCAGGCCGCCTTGCTGCCGATCGGCTTTCTGGCGATCGCGTTTGTGGTGGGCGTCACCGACTACTTCACCATCAGCACCCTGGAGTCGAAAAACACCAAGCTGGTACTCGCCGGCCTCACCGACAGCGACACCTGCGCGCGGTTGATGCAGACTTCGATACAGATCGGCGCCTTCGGCGGCGCACTCCTGGGCGGCTTGATCGTGGATGTGTTTTCGGTCAACCAGACGCTGCAGATCATCAGCCTCGCGGCGATTGTGTCATTGGCAGGCGTCTACCTGGTGGCCGACAGCCCCAGCGCAGAAACCGCCGAGCAGACCGCAACCTCCACCACCGCCCGAGCGCTGGACCTGCCACGCAACCTCTACATTCTGATCATTGTATTGAGCATGATCGGTTTCCATATCGGGGCGTTCAACAGCTTGGTGCCCATCGTTTTTCAGAAACTCAATGAGTGGAATGCCACCCTGTTTGGCGTCGCCAGCGGCCTGGCGGGCCTGGGTGCCTTCAGCGCCGCGGTGTTGCCGCGCATCAAACTCAACAGTTATGGAGCCATCTTGCTGGTGATACTGGCGGACGTGGCAATCGTCTACTTCCAGCACCTCTACGTGATGATGGCCGCCGCATTCCTGCTGGGCTTCTGCATCAACAGCCTGCGGATCCAACTGCGCAAAACCCTGATCGAATCGGCGCCCAACGCCAGGGTGGCCGACGTGATCGCCGCGAAAAGCTCGCTTTATTACCTGCTGGTCAGTGGCTCGGCACCGATGATCCTGACGTTCTTTACCACCTCGGGGTTTCTCGGACTCGAAGGCGCACGCCTATTGATGATTGTCTCCGCCGGCCTGTTGGCCACTGCCGTGCTGGCATGGAACCTGACCCCGGCCGCCTCGCCTACCGCTACCACGGAATAA
- a CDS encoding ATP-grasp domain-containing protein — MKTVLIVDPFSTGKLYAPLLNAQGIRCIAVISTRALPEHFTNDLIAENFHEVYHWEESLLITLETLSLSAVIAGCETAIYLTDYLTELLRIPGNSRITSDLRRNKFSMQQALKKHQLAHIDSYLLSSPSRIGEVVAKLEESATYVVKPLNSAATEGVVFAQGKGEAETALRNAAWQQKNDLGETNLGFIVQSFIAGPEYVVDMVAFAGTYIVASVCKYTKIQKNGSMFVYESLDTLDPQAAELHPLIDYARQAAAALGVQVGPIHMEIIWSDAGPVMIEAGGRLHGGIAPLLFQQVYHPDLLSLSIDSYIGEPSPQVKTVSQISHGRIGFFCSEENRTFDLPAPLAIQSAQADEAYCGHRYFIGPGDTTPLTIDFATCPGLFWLQSPSALQLDASTANLRKKLWC, encoded by the coding sequence GTGAAAACCGTACTCATTGTTGACCCGTTTTCCACGGGCAAACTCTATGCCCCCTTGCTCAACGCGCAGGGCATACGGTGCATCGCCGTGATTTCCACACGTGCCTTGCCTGAACACTTTACCAACGACCTGATCGCAGAGAATTTCCATGAGGTGTATCACTGGGAAGAGAGCCTGCTGATCACCCTGGAAACCTTGTCACTGAGCGCGGTGATCGCCGGCTGCGAAACCGCGATCTACCTCACGGACTACCTGACGGAGCTTCTTCGCATCCCAGGCAACAGCCGTATCACCAGTGACCTGCGGCGCAACAAGTTCTCCATGCAGCAAGCGCTGAAAAAACACCAGTTGGCGCACATTGATTCGTACCTCCTGAGCTCACCGAGCCGCATTGGCGAAGTCGTGGCCAAGCTGGAGGAGTCGGCCACTTATGTGGTCAAGCCACTGAATTCAGCCGCCACCGAAGGCGTGGTGTTTGCCCAGGGCAAGGGCGAAGCAGAAACCGCCTTGCGAAACGCAGCCTGGCAGCAGAAAAACGACCTGGGTGAAACCAACCTTGGCTTCATCGTGCAGTCGTTTATCGCGGGGCCGGAGTACGTGGTCGACATGGTCGCCTTTGCCGGCACGTACATCGTTGCCAGTGTCTGCAAGTACACCAAGATCCAGAAAAACGGCAGCATGTTTGTCTATGAAAGCCTCGACACCCTAGACCCGCAGGCAGCCGAGCTGCACCCACTGATCGACTATGCCCGCCAGGCAGCGGCAGCCCTGGGCGTGCAGGTCGGGCCGATTCACATGGAGATCATCTGGTCTGACGCCGGGCCTGTCATGATTGAGGCAGGCGGGCGCTTGCACGGTGGCATCGCGCCCCTGCTGTTTCAGCAGGTGTATCACCCCGACTTGTTGTCACTGTCGATCGACAGCTACATCGGCGAACCGTCCCCGCAGGTCAAGACAGTCAGCCAGATCAGCCACGGCCGGATCGGTTTCTTCTGCTCCGAAGAGAATCGCACCTTCGACCTTCCCGCCCCCCTGGCCATACAGAGTGCCCAGGCGGACGAGGCCTATTGCGGCCACCGCTACTTCATCGGCCCTGGTGATACCACGCCACTCACGATCGACTTCGCCACCTGTCCGGGACTGTTCTGGCTACAGAGCCCTTCGGCGCTGCAGCTGGACGCCAGTACCGCCAACCTTCGAAAAAAACTGTGGTGTTAA
- a CDS encoding phenylalanine--tRNA ligase beta subunit-related protein: MKSRLILKKSACELGINNACAAVIEDITVSDDQSFVGVLQSNLNHVASRLNELDSNLVYEGFAKQLKKLGYENTVSANEKLLRRFIAKGVYPINNIVDAYNAVSIRHGVSIGVHTYHQKDDIYVMRSDKPRVLRPLFAKKPITIPVGDIVYTCGDVPLASIGKVDADAHDFRLTKDSSRLLVVILGHDDTSFQFNHAVIEEFVDTLRQKMPNLSHHFLETVRDHA; the protein is encoded by the coding sequence ATGAAAAGTCGCTTGATCCTCAAGAAGTCAGCCTGTGAGCTGGGCATCAACAATGCGTGCGCCGCCGTTATCGAAGACATCACCGTGTCGGACGACCAAAGTTTCGTCGGGGTGCTGCAAAGTAACCTGAACCATGTGGCCTCGCGCCTCAACGAGCTGGACTCAAACCTTGTGTATGAAGGGTTTGCCAAACAGCTCAAAAAGCTCGGCTACGAAAACACTGTCAGCGCCAACGAAAAGCTGCTGCGGCGGTTCATCGCCAAGGGCGTGTACCCCATCAACAACATCGTCGACGCCTATAACGCCGTCTCGATCCGTCATGGGGTCAGCATCGGCGTGCACACCTATCATCAGAAGGATGACATTTACGTAATGCGCTCGGACAAACCGAGGGTTCTACGCCCATTGTTCGCCAAGAAGCCCATCACGATTCCCGTTGGCGACATCGTCTATACCTGCGGAGACGTGCCTTTGGCGAGCATCGGCAAGGTGGACGCCGACGCCCACGACTTCAGGCTGACGAAAGACTCGTCCAGGCTATTGGTCGTGATCCTGGGGCATGACGACACGTCGTTTCAATTCAACCATGCGGTCATCGAAGAGTTCGTGGACACCCTTCGCCAGAAAATGCCGAACCTGAGTCACCACTTTCTCGAAACCGTTCGCGATCACGCCTAG
- a CDS encoding Lrp/AsnC family transcriptional regulator, with protein sequence MDKTDELIIAALKDDSRVSLAQLARQVHKSRTAVESRVQKLIEKGIILGFTIHVAEEDEVLQSAFLMLTLHGSSCHLVFPKVQQFSQVVHAYSLFGDVDMMLDVRYRSFEELMVFKDSLLKIEHVKEVVVNPVLKAWR encoded by the coding sequence GTGGACAAGACAGATGAACTGATCATTGCGGCCTTGAAGGATGACTCCCGTGTCAGCCTGGCGCAATTGGCGCGGCAAGTTCACAAGTCTCGAACGGCGGTGGAGTCGCGTGTCCAGAAGTTGATTGAAAAGGGCATCATCCTCGGCTTCACCATCCACGTCGCCGAGGAAGATGAAGTGCTGCAGTCTGCGTTTCTGATGCTGACGCTCCATGGCAGCAGTTGCCATCTGGTATTCCCCAAGGTCCAGCAGTTCAGCCAGGTGGTGCATGCCTATTCGCTGTTTGGCGACGTGGACATGATGCTCGACGTCCGCTACAGGAGCTTTGAAGAACTGATGGTCTTCAAGGACAGCCTGCTGAAAATCGAGCATGTGAAGGAGGTCGTGGTCAATCCTGTGTTGAAGGCCTGGCGCTAG
- a CDS encoding carboxylate/amino acid/amine transporter translates to MGYLLVVTLIQAFSFSLIGEYLAGHVDSYFAVLVRVLLAGLVFIPLTRWRSVEPAFMRGMLVIGALQFGVTYVCLYLSFRVLTVPEVLLFTILTPLHVTLIEDALNRRFNPWALVAALVAVAGAAVIRFDQITPHFLMGFLLLQLANFTYAAGQVMYKHLVARYPSDLPHYRRFGYFYLGALLVVLPAFLLFGKANFLPDAPLQWGVLLFLGLVSTALGMYWWNKGACLVHGGTLAVMNNLHVPVGLLLNLLIWNQHEPLGRLALGGLVILGAVWISRLGIKPVPGVKSAT, encoded by the coding sequence ATGGGCTATCTACTGGTTGTTACCCTGATTCAGGCATTTTCCTTCAGTCTGATCGGCGAATACCTCGCCGGTCATGTCGACAGTTACTTCGCGGTGCTGGTGCGCGTGTTGTTGGCCGGACTGGTATTCATCCCGCTGACCCGCTGGCGTTCGGTAGAACCGGCTTTTATGCGCGGCATGCTGGTGATCGGTGCGTTGCAGTTTGGCGTGACGTACGTGTGCCTGTACCTGAGCTTTCGTGTGCTCACGGTACCGGAGGTGTTGCTGTTCACCATCCTCACGCCGTTGCACGTGACGCTGATCGAAGATGCCCTGAACCGTCGTTTCAACCCTTGGGCGCTGGTGGCCGCACTGGTAGCGGTGGCGGGTGCGGCGGTGATTCGCTTCGACCAGATCACGCCGCACTTCCTGATGGGCTTCCTGCTGCTGCAACTGGCCAACTTCACCTACGCCGCCGGGCAGGTGATGTACAAGCACTTGGTCGCGCGTTACCCCAGTGACCTGCCGCATTACCGTCGCTTCGGTTACTTCTACCTCGGTGCACTGCTGGTGGTGTTGCCTGCCTTCCTGCTGTTCGGCAAAGCCAACTTCTTGCCCGATGCACCGCTGCAATGGGGTGTGCTGCTGTTTCTCGGGCTGGTCAGCACGGCGCTGGGCATGTACTGGTGGAACAAGGGCGCCTGCCTGGTCCACGGCGGCACCCTGGCCGTGATGAACAACTTGCATGTACCGGTGGGGCTGTTGCTGAACCTGCTGATCTGGAACCAGCACGAGCCCTTGGGGCGGCTGGCCTTGGGCGGCTTGGTGATTCTGGGGGCGGTGTGGATCAGTCGGCTGGGTATAAAACCGGTACCTGGCGTAAAGTCTGCCACGTGA